A stretch of the Xiphias gladius isolate SHS-SW01 ecotype Sanya breed wild chromosome 21, ASM1685928v1, whole genome shotgun sequence genome encodes the following:
- the rap1gapb gene encoding rap1 GTPase-activating protein 1 isoform X1: MGCRMDEQRCPLPPPLKTEEDYIPYPSVHEVLGRSSPFPLILLPQFGGYWIEGTNHEPKDTPEADQPPCPTSHIKLETNSTAKIYRKHFMGKEHFNYYTMDAALGHLVFSMKYDVIGDQEHLRLMLRTKLKTYHDVIPISCLTEFPNVVQMAKLVFEEVNVDRFYPVLYPKASRLIVTFDEHVISNNFKFGVIYQKFGQTSEEELFGNMEESPAFVEFLEFLGQKIELHDFKGFRGGLDVTHGQTGTESVYTSFHNKEIMFHVSTKLPYTEGDSQQLQRKRHIGNDIVAIVFQEENTPFVPDMIQSNFLHAYVVVQVENACTDNVTYKVSVTARDDVPFFGPALPDPAIFKKGPEFREFLFTKLINAEYACYKAEKFAKLEERTRSALLETLYEELHINSQSMMGLGGDEDKLENGGGGGGGGGFFESFKRVIRSRSQSMDAMGLSNKKSHTVSTSHSGSFTHNPAESPKTPGISLIIPGKSPTRKKSGPFSSRRSSAIGIENIQEVQERSREVSPSTQRTHDSSHLSQENKSDNSSNHSSPEFPATKNSLAMCCRAPSIPEAQDLSRSSSNASSFASVVEEHENEQEAEEEYDTGLESVSCVTPLKRDSFVYSSGLEDSGCSTSQGSFPASRLQQQPDGVKTSEPKGTDSRTKIERPPQEHKFSPSC; this comes from the exons GGTTGCAGAATGGATGAGCAAAGatgccccctccctcccccccttAAA ACAGAAGAGGACTACATCCCTTATCCCAGCGTTCATGAG GTTTTGGGTCGCAGCAGCCCTTTCCCGCTCATCCTGCTGCCACAATTTGGAGGCTACTGGATCGAGGGGACCAATCATGAGCCTAAAGACACACCAGAAGCTGATCAACCTCCCTGTCCAACCTCCCACATCAAACTGGAGACAAACAGCACCGCCAAGATCTACAGGAAGCATTTCATGGGCAAG GAACACTTTAATTATTACACCATGGATGCCGCCCTGGGCCACTTGGTCTTTTCCATGAAGTATGATGTCATTGGGGATCAAGAGCATCTACGCTTGATGCTTCG CACAAAGCTGAAAACCTACCATGATGTGATTCCCATTTCCTGCCTTACCGAGTTCCCCAATGTGGTTCAAATGGCTAAG CTCGTTTTTGAAGAAGTAAATGTGGATAGGTTTTACCCTGTCCTCTACCCAAAG GCATCAAGGCTCATTGTCACCTTTGACGAGCATGTGATCAGCAACAACTTCAAGTTTGGAGTTATTTATCAAAAGTTTGGCCAG ACATCAGAGGAGGAGCTGTTTGGGAATATGGAAGAAAGTCCTGCCTTTGTTGAGTTCTTGGAGTTTCTGGGCCAGAAGATTGAGCTTCATGACTTCAAAGG GTTTCGGGGTGGGCTGGACGTCACTCATGGGCAGACAGGCACAGAATCAGTCTACACAAGTTTCCATAATAAGGAGATTATGTTCCACGTGTCCACCAAGCTGCCTTACACAGAGGGCGACTCACAGCAG ctgcagaggaagaggcacATAGGCAACGACATTGTAGCCATCGTGTTCCAGGAGGAGAACACACCCTTTGTGCCAGACATGATCCAGTCCAACTTCCTGCATGCATATGTGGTGGTGCAGGTGGAGAACGCATGTACGGACAATGTCACCTACAAG GTGTCTGTGACAGCAAGGGATGATGTACCTTTCTTTGGGCCTGCTCTGCCTGACCCTGCCATCTTCAAAAAG GGCCCCGAGTTCCGAGAGTTCCTCTTCACCAAGCTCATCAATGCCGAGTACGCCTGCTACAAGGCTGAGAAGTTTGCCAAGCTGGAG GAGCGCACCCGTTCAGCCCTGTTGGAGACTCTGTATGAGGAGCTACACATCAACAGCCAGTCCATGATGGGTCTGGGTGGGGATGAAGATAAGCTGGAGAACgggggcggaggaggaggaggaggaggcttcTTTGAGTCCTTCAAG CGGGTCATCCGCAGCAGAAGCCAGTCTATGGACGCCATGGGCCTCAGTAACAAGAAGTCACACACAGTCTCCACTAGTCACAGTGGCAGCTTTACCCACAATCCCGCAGAGAGCCCCAAAACCCCGGGGATT TCGTTGATAATTCCTGGGAAAAGCCCAACCAGGAAAAAGTCTGGGCCCTTCAGCTCCCGTCGCAGCAGCGCCATTGGCATCGAGAACATCCAGGAGGTCcaagagaggag CCGAGAGGTGTCACCCAGCACTCAGAGGACACACGATAGCAGCCACTTGTCgcaggaaaataaatcagacaaCTCCTCCAATCACAGTTCTCCAGAGTTTCCTGCTACTAAGAACAG TTTGGCGATGTGTTGCAGGGCGCCGTCCATCCCCGAGGCACAGGACCTTTCCCGCTCCTCCTCCAACGCCAGCAGCTTTGCTAGTGTTGTGGAGGAGCACGAGAACGAGCAAGAGGCCGAGGAGGAGTACGACACCGGACTG GAAAGTGTGTCTTGTGTTACGCCACTCAAGAGAGACTCATTTGTGTACAGCTCCGGGTTGGAGGACAGTGGTTGCAGTACCAGCCAGGGAAGTTTTCCAG CTTCTCGTCTTCAGCAGCAACCGGACGGAGTGAAGACGTCAGAGCCAAAAGGGACAGACAGCAGGACCAAGATAGAGCGCCCCCCGCAGGAGCACAAGTTCTCAccg AGCTGTTAG
- the rap1gapb gene encoding rap1 GTPase-activating protein 1 isoform X2 — translation MDEQRCPLPPPLKTEEDYIPYPSVHEVLGRSSPFPLILLPQFGGYWIEGTNHEPKDTPEADQPPCPTSHIKLETNSTAKIYRKHFMGKEHFNYYTMDAALGHLVFSMKYDVIGDQEHLRLMLRTKLKTYHDVIPISCLTEFPNVVQMAKLVFEEVNVDRFYPVLYPKASRLIVTFDEHVISNNFKFGVIYQKFGQTSEEELFGNMEESPAFVEFLEFLGQKIELHDFKGFRGGLDVTHGQTGTESVYTSFHNKEIMFHVSTKLPYTEGDSQQLQRKRHIGNDIVAIVFQEENTPFVPDMIQSNFLHAYVVVQVENACTDNVTYKVSVTARDDVPFFGPALPDPAIFKKGPEFREFLFTKLINAEYACYKAEKFAKLEERTRSALLETLYEELHINSQSMMGLGGDEDKLENGGGGGGGGGFFESFKRVIRSRSQSMDAMGLSNKKSHTVSTSHSGSFTHNPAESPKTPGISLIIPGKSPTRKKSGPFSSRRSSAIGIENIQEVQERSREVSPSTQRTHDSSHLSQENKSDNSSNHSSPEFPATKNSLAMCCRAPSIPEAQDLSRSSSNASSFASVVEEHENEQEAEEEYDTGLESVSCVTPLKRDSFVYSSGLEDSGCSTSQGSFPASRLQQQPDGVKTSEPKGTDSRTKIERPPQEHKFSPSC, via the exons ATGGATGAGCAAAGatgccccctccctcccccccttAAA ACAGAAGAGGACTACATCCCTTATCCCAGCGTTCATGAG GTTTTGGGTCGCAGCAGCCCTTTCCCGCTCATCCTGCTGCCACAATTTGGAGGCTACTGGATCGAGGGGACCAATCATGAGCCTAAAGACACACCAGAAGCTGATCAACCTCCCTGTCCAACCTCCCACATCAAACTGGAGACAAACAGCACCGCCAAGATCTACAGGAAGCATTTCATGGGCAAG GAACACTTTAATTATTACACCATGGATGCCGCCCTGGGCCACTTGGTCTTTTCCATGAAGTATGATGTCATTGGGGATCAAGAGCATCTACGCTTGATGCTTCG CACAAAGCTGAAAACCTACCATGATGTGATTCCCATTTCCTGCCTTACCGAGTTCCCCAATGTGGTTCAAATGGCTAAG CTCGTTTTTGAAGAAGTAAATGTGGATAGGTTTTACCCTGTCCTCTACCCAAAG GCATCAAGGCTCATTGTCACCTTTGACGAGCATGTGATCAGCAACAACTTCAAGTTTGGAGTTATTTATCAAAAGTTTGGCCAG ACATCAGAGGAGGAGCTGTTTGGGAATATGGAAGAAAGTCCTGCCTTTGTTGAGTTCTTGGAGTTTCTGGGCCAGAAGATTGAGCTTCATGACTTCAAAGG GTTTCGGGGTGGGCTGGACGTCACTCATGGGCAGACAGGCACAGAATCAGTCTACACAAGTTTCCATAATAAGGAGATTATGTTCCACGTGTCCACCAAGCTGCCTTACACAGAGGGCGACTCACAGCAG ctgcagaggaagaggcacATAGGCAACGACATTGTAGCCATCGTGTTCCAGGAGGAGAACACACCCTTTGTGCCAGACATGATCCAGTCCAACTTCCTGCATGCATATGTGGTGGTGCAGGTGGAGAACGCATGTACGGACAATGTCACCTACAAG GTGTCTGTGACAGCAAGGGATGATGTACCTTTCTTTGGGCCTGCTCTGCCTGACCCTGCCATCTTCAAAAAG GGCCCCGAGTTCCGAGAGTTCCTCTTCACCAAGCTCATCAATGCCGAGTACGCCTGCTACAAGGCTGAGAAGTTTGCCAAGCTGGAG GAGCGCACCCGTTCAGCCCTGTTGGAGACTCTGTATGAGGAGCTACACATCAACAGCCAGTCCATGATGGGTCTGGGTGGGGATGAAGATAAGCTGGAGAACgggggcggaggaggaggaggaggaggcttcTTTGAGTCCTTCAAG CGGGTCATCCGCAGCAGAAGCCAGTCTATGGACGCCATGGGCCTCAGTAACAAGAAGTCACACACAGTCTCCACTAGTCACAGTGGCAGCTTTACCCACAATCCCGCAGAGAGCCCCAAAACCCCGGGGATT TCGTTGATAATTCCTGGGAAAAGCCCAACCAGGAAAAAGTCTGGGCCCTTCAGCTCCCGTCGCAGCAGCGCCATTGGCATCGAGAACATCCAGGAGGTCcaagagaggag CCGAGAGGTGTCACCCAGCACTCAGAGGACACACGATAGCAGCCACTTGTCgcaggaaaataaatcagacaaCTCCTCCAATCACAGTTCTCCAGAGTTTCCTGCTACTAAGAACAG TTTGGCGATGTGTTGCAGGGCGCCGTCCATCCCCGAGGCACAGGACCTTTCCCGCTCCTCCTCCAACGCCAGCAGCTTTGCTAGTGTTGTGGAGGAGCACGAGAACGAGCAAGAGGCCGAGGAGGAGTACGACACCGGACTG GAAAGTGTGTCTTGTGTTACGCCACTCAAGAGAGACTCATTTGTGTACAGCTCCGGGTTGGAGGACAGTGGTTGCAGTACCAGCCAGGGAAGTTTTCCAG CTTCTCGTCTTCAGCAGCAACCGGACGGAGTGAAGACGTCAGAGCCAAAAGGGACAGACAGCAGGACCAAGATAGAGCGCCCCCCGCAGGAGCACAAGTTCTCAccg AGCTGTTAG
- the rap1gapb gene encoding rap1 GTPase-activating protein 1 isoform X3: MGCRMDEQRCPLPPPLKTEEDYIPYPSVHEVLGRSSPFPLILLPQFGGYWIEGTNHEPKDTPEADQPPCPTSHIKLETNSTAKIYRKHFMGKEHFNYYTMDAALGHLVFSMKYDVIGDQEHLRLMLRTKLKTYHDVIPISCLTEFPNVVQMAKLVFEEVNVDRFYPVLYPKASRLIVTFDEHVISNNFKFGVIYQKFGQTSEEELFGNMEESPAFVEFLEFLGQKIELHDFKGFRGGLDVTHGQTGTESVYTSFHNKEIMFHVSTKLPYTEGDSQQLQRKRHIGNDIVAIVFQEENTPFVPDMIQSNFLHAYVVVQVENACTDNVTYKVSVTARDDVPFFGPALPDPAIFKKGPEFREFLFTKLINAEYACYKAEKFAKLEERTRSALLETLYEELHINSQSMMGLGGDEDKLENGGGGGGGGGFFESFKSLIIPGKSPTRKKSGPFSSRRSSAIGIENIQEVQERSREVSPSTQRTHDSSHLSQENKSDNSSNHSSPEFPATKNSLAMCCRAPSIPEAQDLSRSSSNASSFASVVEEHENEQEAEEEYDTGLESVSCVTPLKRDSFVYSSGLEDSGCSTSQGSFPASRLQQQPDGVKTSEPKGTDSRTKIERPPQEHKFSPSC; this comes from the exons GGTTGCAGAATGGATGAGCAAAGatgccccctccctcccccccttAAA ACAGAAGAGGACTACATCCCTTATCCCAGCGTTCATGAG GTTTTGGGTCGCAGCAGCCCTTTCCCGCTCATCCTGCTGCCACAATTTGGAGGCTACTGGATCGAGGGGACCAATCATGAGCCTAAAGACACACCAGAAGCTGATCAACCTCCCTGTCCAACCTCCCACATCAAACTGGAGACAAACAGCACCGCCAAGATCTACAGGAAGCATTTCATGGGCAAG GAACACTTTAATTATTACACCATGGATGCCGCCCTGGGCCACTTGGTCTTTTCCATGAAGTATGATGTCATTGGGGATCAAGAGCATCTACGCTTGATGCTTCG CACAAAGCTGAAAACCTACCATGATGTGATTCCCATTTCCTGCCTTACCGAGTTCCCCAATGTGGTTCAAATGGCTAAG CTCGTTTTTGAAGAAGTAAATGTGGATAGGTTTTACCCTGTCCTCTACCCAAAG GCATCAAGGCTCATTGTCACCTTTGACGAGCATGTGATCAGCAACAACTTCAAGTTTGGAGTTATTTATCAAAAGTTTGGCCAG ACATCAGAGGAGGAGCTGTTTGGGAATATGGAAGAAAGTCCTGCCTTTGTTGAGTTCTTGGAGTTTCTGGGCCAGAAGATTGAGCTTCATGACTTCAAAGG GTTTCGGGGTGGGCTGGACGTCACTCATGGGCAGACAGGCACAGAATCAGTCTACACAAGTTTCCATAATAAGGAGATTATGTTCCACGTGTCCACCAAGCTGCCTTACACAGAGGGCGACTCACAGCAG ctgcagaggaagaggcacATAGGCAACGACATTGTAGCCATCGTGTTCCAGGAGGAGAACACACCCTTTGTGCCAGACATGATCCAGTCCAACTTCCTGCATGCATATGTGGTGGTGCAGGTGGAGAACGCATGTACGGACAATGTCACCTACAAG GTGTCTGTGACAGCAAGGGATGATGTACCTTTCTTTGGGCCTGCTCTGCCTGACCCTGCCATCTTCAAAAAG GGCCCCGAGTTCCGAGAGTTCCTCTTCACCAAGCTCATCAATGCCGAGTACGCCTGCTACAAGGCTGAGAAGTTTGCCAAGCTGGAG GAGCGCACCCGTTCAGCCCTGTTGGAGACTCTGTATGAGGAGCTACACATCAACAGCCAGTCCATGATGGGTCTGGGTGGGGATGAAGATAAGCTGGAGAACgggggcggaggaggaggaggaggaggcttcTTTGAGTCCTTCAAG TCGTTGATAATTCCTGGGAAAAGCCCAACCAGGAAAAAGTCTGGGCCCTTCAGCTCCCGTCGCAGCAGCGCCATTGGCATCGAGAACATCCAGGAGGTCcaagagaggag CCGAGAGGTGTCACCCAGCACTCAGAGGACACACGATAGCAGCCACTTGTCgcaggaaaataaatcagacaaCTCCTCCAATCACAGTTCTCCAGAGTTTCCTGCTACTAAGAACAG TTTGGCGATGTGTTGCAGGGCGCCGTCCATCCCCGAGGCACAGGACCTTTCCCGCTCCTCCTCCAACGCCAGCAGCTTTGCTAGTGTTGTGGAGGAGCACGAGAACGAGCAAGAGGCCGAGGAGGAGTACGACACCGGACTG GAAAGTGTGTCTTGTGTTACGCCACTCAAGAGAGACTCATTTGTGTACAGCTCCGGGTTGGAGGACAGTGGTTGCAGTACCAGCCAGGGAAGTTTTCCAG CTTCTCGTCTTCAGCAGCAACCGGACGGAGTGAAGACGTCAGAGCCAAAAGGGACAGACAGCAGGACCAAGATAGAGCGCCCCCCGCAGGAGCACAAGTTCTCAccg AGCTGTTAG